The Faecalibacter bovis genome includes the window CTTGTCTAAATTGATGTGCAATTTCGGCAGTAGGACCTCCTAAATTTGTACGCATTAAGGTTCCGTTATTCGTTCCTGAAGCAGAAAAATAATAATCACCATTCAACTCAAATAAACCTAAAAAAGAATCAGTTAACGTATAATCTTGTTCATTTGGTAAATTTGAAACAATGTTATTTTCGGTAGAATTTAATGGATTAAAATATAATTTAAATTTCCCTGTCGTCTGTGGATTCTCTCCTTTAAAATAAAAATATTCACCGTAAATATCAGCTTCCATAAAACCAAAGTCTTGATAGTAACGTTGGTTTCTATATAATAAATCGTAGGTGTTTGTCGCTAAATTTTCCTTATAAACACTGTGATGACTACTATTAACTTCATCTTCATGGATATAATAATTGACATTATTTTTATTTTTATATTTAGTCGAATATTGACTAAAACTTGAACTATTTAATTGCAATGAAAAGGGAAATCTTTCAATTTGAATATTTGGATGAGAAATTTTTAAAAGTTCTAAGTTTCCTAATGTAGCCAAAAGGTGATTTCCTCTATTCTTAAATTGACGAATTACAAAATTCCCTTTTAAATTAATATCCTCAAATAAACGATGTTCTCCTGTAATTGTATTATAGATCCATGGTTCATAACCTACATTAACATTATCTTTTTGATAAAAAATATTTTCACCATCAAATCCTATAAGATTTCTTTTCATTTCATATACATCCGAATTCGCATAAGTAAAATATGCTGTTACCATAGTGGTTCCTCCTCTGGTTCCATCACTTTTATAAATATAGCTATCTCCTCCAATGTATATATGATTTGGTGTTGATACAATAGTACTCCCATATGTATTTCGATATTCATCAACAATTAAATGCGTTTTATTGTCTTTAATTTTTATCAAACTATGAATACCAACTGTCGGAATAAACCATTCGTTATTTAATTTAACAGGATCAAAAATTTTTGACACATCTGGATTTATCGTAAAACCTGTACGCACAAACTCCAAAGGAATTAAAGTATTGGATGTGATTCTAAAAAAATCTAACTCAGAGAAATCACCATTATCCATCTGCGCCATAACATAAAAAATATCATCATCTAGTTTTATGATATTTTTATTGTTTGATTCACTAGTAAAACGACTTCTTTGGTTATTCTGAGTTGCTATTGTTGTACAATTTCCATCAATACAATCACTAACCACAACTTGATTGTTAATTGTGTTTCCAATCGTATTTATCAATTCAATAGATTCATCTTTTACAATATAATCATGAATCGTAAAATTTTCATCCGTAAAATTGGTTAGTTGAACAATTTCTCCAGTCGAAGAAAGTTTAAATACTTGGGAAATCGTATTTATTTTAGCACTAAAATAAAGTTGATTATTGTAGCTTTTTAAATCATAAATTTTCGAAAGTGGTAATTCTGTATCCAATGTTCCAGTACCTTCTAAAGTACCATCACTATAAGAGATAGCAGTCGCATTATTCCTATACTCACCTTTATCTACGTAATATAACTTTTCATTAACCACCGTAAACTGATCAGGACCTTCTACTTCCTGTAACCAACGAGTCGTTTCATTAGTAAGCCCTGTATGAAATACATTTAGTGTATAATTATTTCCGTTTCTAATTCTTCCTATAAAATATAACTCATTATCGTTTTTAGGAATAAGTACTTTAAAATCATGTATTTCGATGCCATCATGCGTTCTTTTAACCGAATTAAATACTCCATTTTCATGAGAATATAAATGAGTATCATAATTATTCGCTTCAAAAACCATTTTGTTTCCTAATTTCAAGAAATTATTAGGCTTTGATTCTGCATTGTCAGATCCATCATTATATAGTTCCAGATTAATATTTGTATAATTCTGGGCATTAGAAAATACTCCAGATAATATAAAAGCCGAAAATATTATTTTTTTCATTTTATATATATTGTGTTAATTAACTCAAATATATGATTATAAATAATTAACTCAATAAAAAAAGGAGCTCGAAGAGCTCCTTTTATGATATGTTTAAATTGATATTAATCAATTGCTTTTACAACTGCTTTTTCAGCTTCTTTACGTGTTCCGTCAAAACCATCCACTCCAGAAACTGTTGTATATTTTAACACAAATTTCTTTCCTGGGTTTAATTTGTTATAAACTGATTGACACATTAAAGTTGCTTCGTGGAATCCACATAAAATTAATTTTAATTTTCCTGGATATGTATTTACATCTCCAATCGCGTAAATTCCTTCGATATTCGTTTGATAATCTAAAGAGTTATCCACTTTAATCGCGTTTTTCTCAATTTCTAATCCCCAATTTGCAATAGGACCTAATTTTGGAGATAAACCAAATAACGGAATAAAATAATCTGTATCGATATCAAAAGTTTCACCTTCTTTCTCGATCACTAAAGCTTCAACTTTTCCATCACCTTTGATTCCGACAACCTCAGCTGGCGTAATTAAGTTGATTTTACCTTGTTTCTTTAATTCGATTACTTTATCCACAGAATCTAAAGCTCCACGGAATTCGTTACGACGATGGATTAAAGTTACCTCTGCAGCCACTTCTGCTAAGAAAATAGACCAATCTAACGCTGAATCTCCTCCTCCAGCAATTACAATTTTTTTGTCGCGGAATTGTTCTGGGTTTTTCACAAAATACTCCACTCCTTTTTCTTCGTAAGCTGCTAAATTATCAATTAAAGGTTTACGAGGCTCGAAAGAACCTAAACCACCTGCAAT containing:
- a CDS encoding T9SS type A sorting domain-containing protein, translated to MKKIIFSAFILSGVFSNAQNYTNINLELYNDGSDNAESKPNNFLKLGNKMVFEANNYDTHLYSHENGVFNSVKRTHDGIEIHDFKVLIPKNDNELYFIGRIRNGNNYTLNVFHTGLTNETTRWLQEVEGPDQFTVVNEKLYYVDKGEYRNNATAISYSDGTLEGTGTLDTELPLSKIYDLKSYNNQLYFSAKINTISQVFKLSSTGEIVQLTNFTDENFTIHDYIVKDESIELINTIGNTINNQVVVSDCIDGNCTTIATQNNQRSRFTSESNNKNIIKLDDDIFYVMAQMDNGDFSELDFFRITSNTLIPLEFVRTGFTINPDVSKIFDPVKLNNEWFIPTVGIHSLIKIKDNKTHLIVDEYRNTYGSTIVSTPNHIYIGGDSYIYKSDGTRGGTTMVTAYFTYANSDVYEMKRNLIGFDGENIFYQKDNVNVGYEPWIYNTITGEHRLFEDINLKGNFVIRQFKNRGNHLLATLGNLELLKISHPNIQIERFPFSLQLNSSSFSQYSTKYKNKNNVNYYIHEDEVNSSHHSVYKENLATNTYDLLYRNQRYYQDFGFMEADIYGEYFYFKGENPQTTGKFKLYFNPLNSTENNIVSNLPNEQDYTLTDSFLGLFELNGDYYFSASGTNNGTLMRTNLGGPTAEIAHQFRQGTDINKSRILAKINGELIVNYNQNLYKYNGVSMNQYNEGNGFDYYSENEITGLNQAVFNDKMLVYKNTNLTGIYEVWIVDDTESVNLDLFTTSKKMNKFIKCNNKVYFVTDDNILYETDGTASGTMPIDALDNSLANRDNSVRCINDNLFFINTSELNTFGVINQEGRRDYRVTGNYKTLLRQTTNHILTDIEVLDDKIYAILSTNQTGKRLFSGDANQLNLTSLSTSDSTSEDPGKKQTKLKIYPNPVGNELNVKLSQNEIVNTIDIVDMNGKRFNNPNYSILNNQLKISTNQLLEGLYFIKISTDKSTYSNQFIKK
- a CDS encoding NAD(P)/FAD-dependent oxidoreductase is translated as MIQTDIIIIGAGPTGLFAVFEAGLLKLRCHIIDALPQPGGQLAELYPKKPIFDIPGYPSVGAGELIDNLMEQIKQFEPGFTLAEQATTIDKQEDGTFIVTTNKGTQVHGKAVAIAGGLGSFEPRKPLIDNLAAYEEKGVEYFVKNPEQFRDKKIVIAGGGDSALDWSIFLAEVAAEVTLIHRRNEFRGALDSVDKVIELKKQGKINLITPAEVVGIKGDGKVEALVIEKEGETFDIDTDYFIPLFGLSPKLGPIANWGLEIEKNAIKVDNSLDYQTNIEGIYAIGDVNTYPGKLKLILCGFHEATLMCQSVYNKLNPGKKFVLKYTTVSGVDGFDGTRKEAEKAVVKAID